CGTTAAACTGCGAACAGGCGGCATGGCACAGCTCAGGAACAATCCTCATACGGGTTTCCACTAGTGAGAGAAGACGCAGCGATAAAAGATCAAGCATTGCAGCACATTCTAGATAATGCAAAGATCTACAGAAGCGATATGCGTTCAAATTTCCCACATGGTAGAAATCAGAGAGCGGATAACGAGCCTACTCCACTTGATAATTTTGACGTTACGACCTGAAATAAACAAGCAGACAGGACGGTagaagcccgactcgagcgaagcgagaggagcagcggggtctggggcggagccccatCCGCCAGAGGCAAATCCGGCCCCTCACAACCATCACCATTCCCACCTAAAACCCAGCCAGCCAGTTTGATCAGGAGCGGAGCTCCAGCCACTGGATGTAGAGCACGTCAAATGTGgaaaaattgaagaagtcGAGCAGTGCAGTAGCAAAGAGAAGTGAAGTGTCTCGATAGATACGGTAGCCTGCTACAGATCTGAAATTGGATATTATTCCGCGAGCAGCACTTGGCCGAGTAACAACCAACCGGCGCGAGCAAGCAGAGCAGTTGGCCATAGAACGGGATTGTTACATGAGTCGGGAAGTCGCAGTCCGAAGCTACGACGCCACGATCGAGAATGAGGCAACACGCCACCAACCAGCCGTCTGGGAGAGTCCTTGTGGCACATGCGGCGTCGATACAGCGAGTGTCCTCATCCCCTCACTCAACCCCTGGGGCCACACACCGGGGCAAGACTGGAGTTACCGGCGGAGAAAGCAGGCCGGGTGGATTCAAACGTTTAGTACACTAGAGAAAGAATGGCATGCATGTGCAGAACCTCCCAATTCGGTCGATCAGGACAACGTGCGCCAGATGGGCCCTATCTGTGGACCAGGGACCATGCATGAACAGATGATTATTGCCAGAACTTCGTAACCCAGTGCTGCAAATCGTGGCGGCCAGGAACATCTCGGGACACTGAGCCGGGGCCAAGCAAGtgtcaaaaccaaaaagcCATGCGAGTCTACCGACCGGACTGTGGCACCTTCCAATTTCGTTGGTGATAAATATTTCTCGCGGACTGCCATGCCGATAACCGGCGGCAGCCTGTCTCTCTTGGACTTTCATCTCCATATCTGCTGGATACGCCGCCATCCCATTTCGGCCACTTGACGTAATCTGGTGTCTCACTTCTAGTTTGTTTCTTAACGTACCTCGGGGGATATTCATCTAACGGGGTGGTTTCGGgtggggggtctgcctccggcggctggggctctgccccagaccccgtggctcctctcgctacgctcgagtcgaggCGTCGGGCTGGGGTGGGAATTTTTTGGGGCTGGGTCTAGCCTGCGGGTGAGGGGGTGGATGTAATGGGCTGGGCTGGGGGTGAGGTGGTGAGATGGGTTGCATCGGTTTCTGATGCCAAGTGCCTGGATGTACAGCTGAAGCACAGCAGGCCCGCAGCTTTCTACAGCTGAAACTACAGCCCGTTGCTGCTTTGCTTCTGCCCGATGGCCTCTGGCTGGCTTCGTTGCAGGCAAAATGGCTCGCACGCTCCTAACGGGCAGGTGGCCAGCCAAAATGCAAGCCGCTCTGGCCTTTCCACGCCGGTCCGCGAAGCGGACCACAACAGGTCCGGGCAgcgcccggccgccggaggcagacctaCCCCTGGGTTGATCCAAGGTCGAACTGGGTAAAATGTTACCTGAAAAGACAAGAGAACCTCTGCAATGCCCTTGACCACATGGGAAATAGGACAATTAAACACAGcctataaataataaaaataaaacagtaaacaacaaacaagcAGCCAGAAGTCTATCAAACGGACCATTGCATAACCCACGTTTAGCAAAtacactttttttttaagttATAGACCTTATACTTTAAACTTTAGcttaattattttattaaaaCATAGACACGATACTTGTCCAGTACATGCCCATGTGGTTTAGAACAGCTCTCACGGTAGTTTCCGGTGTGTTCTGGCTGTTCTGGCGTGGTATCAattgggtggtggtgtcaGTGCGGATGCGATATTTTCGATATTCCATCCAACATGAcccattttcaatatcactATATACAATAACCACAGACTTTATTGCAGCTATTACTCCTCTTATGCCGCTTTATATGCATCCTAGATAAGATTAAAACTACCGCATTAAAGGCCTACCTTCTGAATCTCCCAGCCCAGTCTTCAGGGCCGTATGTACATAGAGCGAAAATAAATcaggaaaaataaaaaaaaataaaaaaaaaacctacTAAATTCACCAAAAGATTGACAGCGCCCGCCGGTGCAACGTACATTAGCACCCCTACCCCTCTCAGGGTATCTTTATACATTACAGTAACGCAAGTACTGCTACTACCTTCAtacatatttattgaataATTTTCTGCTCGTAATATTTTGGGggatattttttgaattcAAATAACCGAGCACGGTCAATATATTGAATAAGCGAACTACGGTGgttatttttctctttttgtttggctATAGAGATAACACTTGACACAAGGTTTTATTGGTCGCTAAGTGTGATTTTAAGTTTTGTTAAACCATCGGCATCCGCTATATACACCACTCAATAAACATCCCGAATTCACACCAGATAGAACTAAATCCTTGACACCAGTTAGAATTAAATCCAAACTGAAATAAACGGACCAGCCAAAACAATTCAGACTAGGAGTCGGAGTCTGTGAGAATAAGTGTAGAATTATTGGCATAGACACCCAATTGCAGTGGCTGAAGAAATTCAAAGTTGAAGTTAATagacttttttttggtggtCAAGCTCACACTAGTCTTTCACACTAGTCTGATAGAATGATCCCTCCAAATGAATGGCCTTACGACTCTGTCGGTATTTCACCAATCGGTGGTCGGGATAACCAAGATCCCAATCTAATGTCTGTAGATATGCAGTCTTTCTTGGAGTTCTCATCAAACCACGGAGATTCGCCAAATCCTGCTAATAGTATGAGTGGTCAACATGGCAGCGACTTTAACGACTTTTTATTCCATGGCTATCAAGATCAGCAAACGggtgttgctggtgcttctCCAGCTGGCTCGGTTCCAAACGATCGAGACTCGAAccagaatcatcaacaaataGGGTCAGGCCAGCTCGATCAGGGCCATTTCTCTCCTCATTACGCACAAcaatcacaacaacaacacagTCATTCTctccagcatcatcaacaacaacagcagcaacaacatcatcagcatcagcaacaacagcagcagcaacaacaacatcagcaaaatcaacaacatcaacgacagcaacaacaacaacatcatgaacaacaacagcatcatcagcaaAACCATGAGCAGTTTCAATCATTCGAAACAGACCAAGCCCAGTCACATGTTCCTGAACAGACATCTTCCTCAGTAAATCCTAATGATGTATTCAGATCTCCTGCCGTCCTAGCATCGGTCGGCAACGGTCCTAATAACGCTGTACTTCCATCTGCTGATGACATCAATTTCACTCCTCTTCTGTCTCCTTCAGTCGAGGCTCCATTTATATCGCAGGGTCCACCCGATTTCTCGATGCCAGCTTCCTATTTTAGCCCCATGAATTCTCCTGGCGTGGATATGGGCTCATCACCTGCCATAGATCAACAATTCCAATCATTACCCTCacaacaccaacaaatCCAACCACGGCCTGCTGTCACTTCTAATAACTCAGGTAGCTCGACTAGCACCATTCGAACCCCTGCTAGTGGATCCAGTACACCAACTGGAGCTACACCagtgtcatcatcatcttccaGAAGATCCAGAACCACCCCTATTCTTGGCCCTTCAAACGGAagaactggtgctggtggtgctacGACTATAACCAGCGGCAGAGTAGCCAAGAACTCTCCAGTTATAAAACCTGTGAAGAGAAAGGGATCTCAGGCATCTGTTTCTACGGCCCCTGGCACTGCCAACAACTCATCCAACAGTACTAGTCCTGCTGATGAGGATTCTCCTGAGACCATTGCTGAATTTATGAtgccaccacctcctaACCGAGCCCGCTCATCTATcacatcaacatcatctaCCACAAGCagtgcttcttcatcgagTATTATCGAGCCCTCAACTCCAGTAACCCCTGCCAGTCTTATGAATTTGGGACCCGGCGCAAGAATGAACCAGCAATTCCAAAACTCTGCTTCTACTGAGGACAGATTACAAAATGCCATTCGCACAACTGTAAATATTTCCTCAAGAAAGCCGTCTGTGTCGTCTGTTAACAGCCGTAATGGTGGTAGTGCTACCAATTCACCACTTGGAACACCCACCACTGCAATCATGCCTAAACCACCCGGAAGTGCCAACATTACTCCCAACGGAGGAGCAGGGACTATTTCAACCGGTACTGCTAACAGCGGTAGACAATGGGGATCCAGATCGAGCAGCGTTTCAGCGTCTCCAGTGCTTAAACCAAAGGTATACTCTCCCGGCATCTCTCCCCAGATACACCCCAATATCTCAACCGACCTGTCTGCCCTGCTAGCATCCAAGTCCAACTACCAAAACATCATCGAGGGCACCCACAACCAGCTCGGTCTGTCATACCCCGATCACCTGAGTGCCGGTCTTGCCTCTAAGAAAGCTAGCCACAAATTGGCCGAACAGGGTCGACGGAACCGTATCAACAATGCCCTATCCGAGCTAGCAGGGCTAATATCGCCAGACGCTCCACCCAACTCTAAAGCCGATACTGTGGAATCGGCCATCGTCTACATCAAAAAGGTCCAGAAGGAGGTGGCGGACCTCAAAGAAGAACTCGCACACTACAAAGCACTCAAGAAAGAGCCTGCCGAAAGCTGACACTAGCCCATATATCCACTGTAATTATAcataatttattaatctACTTCTCGTGTGTTGacaatgcctccggcggctggggctctgccccagaccccgtggctcctctcgctccgctcgagtcgtttcagGGGGGTCCAAgcagctccgcgaagcggaccacaaccagggtctggggcggagccccagccgccggaggcagtccaGGCATACCAGTGTTGATGCAATGGGAGTTCTTTTAGTTATCTATGCAATATAATTTAATCATCGGAGGGAGGGGTCGATGGTGGAGGGAGGGCCGAGGGGCTCAATTTGGGCAAGCTGGTGGcggtgatggtggtggtctggGTGGTCGGGGTTGGTCAGTGAGCCCATGAAGTCGGGGCCCATGACGGCCTCGACGAGACTGTTGACGTGGAGAATGGATGCCGAGTGTTCATCGTGGACTACATGCGTATCGTGTCTCATCTGTTGTTTGCCATCGTCATAATGGCCATGGATGGACGACAGGTGACGCTTCAGGTCGTACTGACGAGAGAAACGGTAGTTACAGCCGGGGACTTCGCATGGAATTGGTCTCTTTTCGTAGTCAGCACCAGTGAGACGCGACAGAATAGAGAAGTCGGGAAGTTCAATTTCAGGCGAGTCACCTGAGACTGAAGGAGTATGTGAAGTCGAGACTGAGGTAGAAGCTGGagtggtagcagcagtagaaTCGACATGCAGTAAAGACTCGGGAACAAATCCATGGATATTCTGATAATGCGAAACAAGCTCCTCTCTGGTTTGGTAGGTAGGACCCATGTTAGCAAGACACTGGTCTTCAGCACATTCCCAAATCTGGATCACATAACCATCGAGAAGAGCATTTTGATCGTCCATGGCATGAACCTTCATATGCTgttcaatagcagcaggtCCTGAACACAGCTTTCCACACAGCTGACAAGGCACCTTTTTGTGGTTGGTCTTGATATGAGCT
The Sugiyamaella lignohabitans strain CBS 10342 chromosome A, complete sequence genome window above contains:
- the PZF1 gene encoding Pzf1p (Transcription factor IIIA (TFIIIA); essential DNA binding protein required for transcription of 5S rRNA by RNA polymerase III; not involved in transcription of other RNAP III genes; nine conserved zinc fingers; may also bind 5S rRNA; GO_component: GO:0005634 - nucleus [Evidence IEA,IEA]; GO_component: GO:0005634 - nucleus [Evidence IC] [PMID 2642897]; GO_function: GO:0003677 - DNA binding [Evidence IEA]; GO_function: GO:0003723 - RNA binding [Evidence IEA]; GO_function: GO:0001002 - RNA polymerase III type 1 promoter sequence-specific DNA binding [Evidence IDA] [PMID 2642897]; GO_function: GO:0001152 - RNA polymerase III type 1 promoter sequence-specific DNA binding TFIIIC recruiting transcription factor activity [Evidence IDA,IMP] [PMID 8496187]; GO_function: GO:0001156 - TFIIIC-class transcription factor binding [Evidence IC] [PMID 8496187]; GO_function: GO:0046872 - metal ion binding [Evidence IEA,IEA]; GO_function: GO:0003676 - nucleic acid binding [Evidence IEA]; GO_process: GO:0042791 - 5S class rRNA transcription from RNA polymerase III type 1 promoter [Evidence IDA] [PMID 2642897]; GO_process: GO:0006355 - regulation of transcription, DNA-templated [Evidence IEA]; GO_process: GO:0006351 - transcription, DNA-templated [Evidence IEA]) — translated: MITVDNGIVFASANLTSGNQNPAVGLAQQRLSPAASPKPTLPKVFFPTKGEEAPPPAKAPTKPRLKRYLCTIEGCGKAYSRPCLLDQHLRSHSDERPYKCTVEGCSKAFLRDSHLKVHLLSHTDDKPRHCSVCGKGFNTNQHLNRHEKTHYATHICSYEDCGQSFYRHSQLRRHISAVHTLIKNFKCTHEGCSKEFNQQGRLNLHISKNHSPFPRYHCGHDGCEEKLSTWSALQAHIKTNHKKVPCQLCGKLCSGPAAIEQHMKVHAMDDQNALLDGYVIQIWECAEDQCLANMGPTYQTREELVSHYQNIHGFVPESLLHVDSTAATTPASTSVSTSHTPSVSGDSPEIELPDFSILSRLTGADYEKRPIPCEVPGCNYRFSRQYDLKRHLSSIHGHYDDGKQQMRHDTHVVHDEHSASILHVNSLVEAVMGPDFMGSLTNPDHPDHHHHRHQLAQIEPLGPPSTIDPSLR
- a CDS encoding HLH transcription factor (PalcA); the protein is MIPPNEWPYDSVGISPIGGRDNQDPNLMSVDMQSFLEFSSNHGDSPNPANSMSGQHGSDFNDFLFHGYQDQQTGVAGASPAGSVPNDRDSNQNHQQIGSGQLDQGHFSPHYAQQSQQQHSHSLQHHQQQQQQQHHQHQQQQQQQQQHQQNQQHQRQQQQQHHEQQQHHQQNHEQFQSFETDQAQSHVPEQTSSSVNPNDVFRSPAVLASVGNGPNNAVLPSADDINFTPLLSPSVEAPFISQGPPDFSMPASYFSPMNSPGVDMGSSPAIDQQFQSLPSQHQQIQPRPAVTSNNSGSSTSTIRTPASGSSTPTGATPVSSSSSRRSRTTPILGPSNGRTGAGGATTITSGRVAKNSPVIKPVKRKGSQASVSTAPGTANNSSNSTSPADEDSPETIAEFMMPPPPNRARSSITSTSSTTSSASSSSIIEPSTPVTPASLMNLGPGARMNQQFQNSASTEDRLQNAIRTTVNISSRKPSVSSVNSRNGGSATNSPLGTPTTAIMPKPPGSANITPNGGAGTISTGTANSGRQWGSRSSSVSASPVLKPKVYSPGISPQIHPNISTDLSALLASKSNYQNIIEGTHNQLGLSYPDHLSAGLASKKASHKLAEQGRRNRINNALSELAGLISPDAPPNSKADTVESAIVYIKKVQKEVADLKEELAHYKALKKEPAES